A region from the Altererythrobacter sp. H2 genome encodes:
- a CDS encoding DUF294 nucleotidyltransferase-like domain-containing protein: protein MSSEIAQVAAFLRETPPFGSLGEEEVAALSRKVTVRYARAGDRVLEAGQHNDWLFVVRSGAVELRLAGKELTARITRGGSFAYPSLLRGGEVRNETVALEDTLLYLVPAAEFHRLRDASEPFRAFFSNDEQRRLRHALEQRAGERASGFDGATVGDVAHIGAPVSCPPETIIGDAARLMRQHKVSTLTVCEGDRLLGIFTDKDLRNRVVAADVPSSRPIRDVMSANPRTLPASASLAEAVALMASGGFRHVPLVDDAGRPAGMLSATDILAHLGNNAIDHGLSIARAQDAEALAAAARRIPENFVAMARSGMQPGQMARLTSALGEAAHRRAAQLAERELGPPPVPYALVVFGSLAREEQLIGSDQDNGLVINDTMEPGQEAYFEALGTRISDILDACGFVYCKGGIMAKNADQRLTLGQWQTRYARWIDNPDEDAILRATIFFDMRCIHGESHLVHRLHQETVAAAAANRIFISYLARDAQRSKVPLGIFRNLVLDRSESGEKVFDAKGQAVVPVVDIARTLALAHGIDAVGTVARLRALAEHGYMAGEDSESLVDALAFVNELRIAHQAAQAGAGQRADNAIAPDSLSPLEREHLKDCFSVVRRGLDSLRRNLAGGIA, encoded by the coding sequence ATGAGCAGCGAAATCGCCCAGGTTGCCGCCTTCCTGCGGGAAACACCGCCGTTCGGCAGTCTTGGCGAGGAAGAGGTTGCGGCGCTCTCGCGCAAGGTCACGGTGCGCTATGCCCGGGCGGGCGACCGGGTGCTGGAGGCGGGGCAGCACAACGATTGGCTGTTCGTGGTGCGCTCAGGCGCGGTCGAGCTGCGGCTTGCGGGCAAGGAGCTGACCGCCCGCATCACCCGGGGCGGCTCGTTTGCCTACCCCTCGCTGCTGCGCGGGGGCGAGGTCCGCAACGAGACGGTGGCACTGGAAGACACGCTGCTTTACCTCGTTCCGGCGGCCGAGTTTCACCGGCTGCGTGATGCGTCCGAGCCTTTCCGCGCTTTCTTCAGCAATGATGAACAGCGCCGCCTTCGCCACGCGCTGGAGCAGCGGGCGGGCGAGCGGGCGAGCGGGTTTGACGGCGCCACGGTGGGCGATGTTGCGCATATCGGTGCGCCGGTCTCCTGCCCGCCCGAAACCATCATCGGTGATGCGGCGCGGCTGATGCGCCAGCATAAGGTCAGCACGTTGACCGTGTGCGAAGGTGACCGCCTGCTGGGGATATTCACCGACAAGGACCTGCGCAACCGGGTCGTGGCTGCCGACGTGCCCTCATCCCGCCCCATCAGGGACGTGATGAGCGCAAACCCGCGCACCTTGCCCGCCAGTGCCAGCCTGGCCGAAGCGGTGGCGCTGATGGCCTCGGGCGGGTTTCGCCATGTGCCGCTGGTTGACGATGCGGGCAGGCCGGCCGGCATGCTGAGCGCGACCGACATTCTCGCGCACCTGGGCAACAACGCGATTGATCATGGCCTGTCGATTGCCCGGGCCCAGGATGCCGAAGCCCTTGCGGCTGCGGCACGCCGCATCCCGGAGAACTTCGTCGCCATGGCCCGCAGCGGGATGCAGCCGGGGCAGATGGCCCGGCTTACCTCCGCGCTTGGCGAGGCGGCTCACCGCCGGGCGGCACAACTGGCCGAGCGCGAACTGGGGCCACCGCCGGTGCCCTACGCTCTGGTCGTGTTCGGCTCGCTGGCGCGGGAGGAGCAGCTGATCGGCTCCGACCAGGACAATGGCCTGGTGATCAACGATACAATGGAGCCGGGGCAGGAGGCTTATTTCGAGGCGCTCGGCACCCGTATCTCCGACATTCTCGATGCCTGCGGGTTCGTCTATTGCAAGGGCGGGATCATGGCCAAAAACGCCGACCAGCGCCTCACGCTGGGGCAGTGGCAGACGCGCTATGCCCGCTGGATCGATAATCCGGATGAGGACGCGATCCTGCGCGCAACGATCTTCTTCGACATGCGCTGCATCCATGGCGAGAGCCACCTGGTGCACCGGCTCCACCAGGAAACCGTCGCCGCTGCCGCCGCCAACCGGATCTTCATCAGTTATCTTGCGCGTGACGCGCAGCGCAGCAAGGTGCCGCTCGGCATCTTCCGCAATCTGGTGCTCGACCGCAGCGAGAGCGGGGAGAAAGTGTTCGATGCCAAGGGGCAGGCGGTGGTGCCGGTGGTCGACATTGCCCGGACGCTGGCGCTGGCCCACGGCATTGACGCCGTGGGAACCGTCGCGAGGCTGCGCGCGCTGGCCGAACACGGCTACATGGCGGGCGAGGACAGCGAAAGCCTGGTCGATGCTCTGGCCTTCGTCAACGAACTGCGGATCGCCCACCAGGCGGCGCAGGCCGGCGCGGGGCAGCGGGCTGACAATGCCATAGCTCCTGACAGCCTCTCGCCGCTTGAGCGCGAACATCTGAAGGACTGTTTCTCGGTCGTCCGGCGCGGGCTGGATTCGTTGCGGCGCAACCTTGCGGGCGGGATCGCCTGA
- a CDS encoding NAD(P)H-dependent flavin oxidoreductase yields the protein MPFRMTDMVGCEFPLFAFSHCRDVVAAVSRAGGFGVLGAVSFTPDQLEQELAWIDDHVDGKPYGVDVLIPEVQAVEKQVTADEIVAMIPAQYRDFTRQILREAGIGEDAASPLGGSQRPNTSLGPELLEVSFRHPVRLIANALGTAPPEMIAAGKKHGIPVAALVGAKEHAMKQIDAGVDIIVAQGGEGGGHCGEVSTVVLIPEVIEAIRDAGKDIPVLAAGGIMNGRQMAGMMAMGAAGAWCGSVWLATAEAETHDVFRQKMIEATSRDTIRSKHRTGKFSRQLRSDWHGKWEQSGIPALPMPLMMLLSEPVLRAIDKAAVNGNAQAQGLATYFVGQGVGLVREVRGAGAVVQDFKQGFAEGFEALSEAIG from the coding sequence ATGCCCTTTCGCATGACGGACATGGTCGGCTGCGAGTTTCCGCTGTTCGCCTTCTCGCACTGCCGTGACGTGGTCGCTGCGGTCAGCCGCGCCGGCGGCTTCGGCGTACTCGGCGCCGTCAGCTTCACACCCGACCAGCTGGAGCAGGAACTGGCCTGGATCGACGATCATGTCGACGGCAAGCCCTATGGGGTCGACGTGCTGATACCGGAGGTCCAGGCCGTCGAGAAGCAGGTCACGGCGGACGAGATCGTGGCCATGATCCCGGCGCAATACCGCGACTTCACCCGCCAGATCCTGCGCGAGGCAGGGATCGGCGAGGACGCTGCCAGCCCGCTTGGAGGGAGCCAGCGGCCCAACACCTCACTCGGGCCGGAATTGCTCGAAGTCAGCTTCCGCCATCCGGTGCGCCTGATTGCCAACGCGCTCGGCACTGCCCCGCCGGAGATGATCGCGGCAGGCAAGAAGCACGGCATCCCGGTCGCCGCGCTGGTCGGCGCCAAGGAACACGCGATGAAGCAGATCGACGCCGGGGTCGACATTATCGTCGCCCAGGGCGGCGAAGGCGGCGGGCACTGCGGCGAAGTGTCCACCGTGGTGCTGATACCCGAAGTGATCGAAGCGATCCGCGATGCCGGCAAGGACATTCCCGTGCTGGCTGCGGGCGGCATCATGAACGGGCGGCAGATGGCCGGGATGATGGCAATGGGCGCCGCCGGGGCCTGGTGCGGCTCGGTCTGGCTCGCCACCGCCGAAGCCGAAACCCACGACGTGTTCCGCCAGAAGATGATCGAAGCCACCAGCCGCGACACCATCCGCTCCAAGCACCGCACGGGCAAGTTCAGCCGCCAGTTGCGCAGTGACTGGCACGGGAAGTGGGAACAGTCCGGTATCCCCGCCCTGCCCATGCCGCTGATGATGCTGCTGAGCGAACCGGTGCTGCGCGCGATCGACAAGGCGGCAGTAAACGGCAACGCGCAAGCTCAGGGCCTGGCGACCTACTTCGTCGGGCAAGGCGTCGGCCTGGTGCGCGAAGTGCGGGGCGCAGGGGCTGTGGTGCAGGACTTCAAGCAGGGGTTCGCCGAAGGGTTCGAGGCGCTGTCGGAAGCTATCGGCTAA
- a CDS encoding cyclopropane-fatty-acyl-phospholipid synthase family protein has product MYLLDKFLTKAIGTGRFVVTDHDGKEYSYGPGSGEYPPHVGGRPGPIRIRLTHPKAANHIVRYPQLGAGEAFMWGWLEVEPPHDIRDMILFVTMNAKRLGNGSLKPKGPLRKALQKTVARLDGINQRASARKNAEHTYNLTRELYERFLDEDRQYTMAYYREDPHSTSLEQAQMDKKAHLAAKLFLKRPEDNGGKPMKVLDIGCGWGGFALYLNQMYGCEVLGVALAPDQIAFCQERARALGVDGQVKFALCDYRDVQGEFDRISSVGLLEHVGTIHYPQFYEHTNRLLTSDGVMISHCCGRSGPPGFTDAWTRKYIFPGGYIPALSELVTQSERHGWQVMDVEAMRFHYSHTLEEWYNRTVMHREEITRMYDAQFYRMWLFYLAGAEQSFRNGTMVNWQVQYVKDRAALPMTREYIHEESARLRAMGEVPAWRFDPRMKDAAE; this is encoded by the coding sequence ATGTACCTGCTCGACAAATTTCTGACCAAAGCCATCGGGACCGGGCGATTTGTCGTCACCGATCATGACGGCAAGGAATACAGCTACGGCCCGGGCTCGGGCGAATACCCGCCGCATGTCGGCGGGCGGCCGGGCCCGATCCGCATCCGCCTGACCCACCCCAAGGCCGCCAACCATATTGTCCGCTACCCGCAGCTGGGCGCAGGCGAGGCTTTCATGTGGGGCTGGCTCGAGGTGGAACCTCCGCACGATATCCGCGACATGATCCTGTTCGTGACCATGAACGCCAAACGCCTCGGTAACGGGTCGCTCAAACCCAAGGGTCCGCTGCGCAAGGCCTTGCAGAAAACGGTCGCCAGGCTTGACGGCATCAACCAGCGCGCCTCGGCCCGCAAGAACGCCGAGCATACCTACAATCTCACCCGCGAGTTGTACGAACGGTTCCTCGACGAGGACCGCCAGTACACCATGGCCTATTACCGCGAGGATCCGCACTCCACCTCGCTGGAACAGGCGCAGATGGACAAGAAGGCACACCTTGCCGCCAAGCTGTTCCTCAAGCGGCCCGAGGACAACGGCGGCAAGCCGATGAAGGTGCTGGACATCGGCTGCGGCTGGGGCGGGTTCGCGCTCTATCTCAACCAGATGTACGGGTGCGAAGTGCTGGGCGTGGCCTTGGCGCCTGACCAGATCGCCTTCTGCCAGGAACGGGCACGGGCGCTCGGCGTCGATGGCCAGGTAAAGTTCGCCCTGTGCGATTACCGCGATGTTCAGGGGGAATTCGACCGCATCTCCAGCGTCGGCCTGCTCGAACACGTCGGCACGATCCACTACCCGCAGTTCTACGAACACACCAACCGGCTGCTCACAAGCGACGGGGTGATGATCAGCCACTGCTGTGGCCGTTCCGGCCCGCCCGGCTTCACTGACGCCTGGACCCGCAAGTACATCTTCCCCGGCGGCTACATCCCCGCACTGAGCGAACTGGTCACCCAGAGCGAGCGCCACGGCTGGCAGGTGATGGATGTGGAAGCGATGCGGTTCCACTACAGCCATACGCTGGAGGAATGGTACAACCGCACCGTGATGCATCGCGAGGAAATCACCCGCATGTATGACGCGCAGTTCTACCGGATGTGGCTGTTCTACCTCGCCGGGGCCGAGCAGAGCTTCCGCAACGGCACCATGGTCAACTGGCAGGTCCAGTATGTGAAGGACCGTGCCGCCCTCCCCATGACCCGTGAGTACATTCACGAGGAGAGCGCGCGACTGCGCGCGATGGGCGAAGTTCCGGCGTGGCGGTTCGATCCGCGAATGAAGGACGCTGCCGAGTAG
- a CDS encoding alkaline phosphatase, which produces MKYLACGLAATMTAVSGASLAAQDVPATAPAFVEQGRAALERLKAAPEPRTRARNVIIFIGDGMGVSTITAARIHAGQRLGRDGESHETTMDGLDHAALVKTYSFDAQVSDSAATATAIMSGVRTRSGVIGIGPEAQNGDCASGRGYELPSLFGLAQQRGLATGIVTTTTVTHATPAATFGQTVQRNWESDADMPPLALEQGCIDLARQLVEGPVGRQLDVILGGGRAAFAPEGQADPEYPDKAGKRRDGRDLVAEWRAANPDGHYAWNSGQFAAFDPARHTKLFGLFEPSHLQFEEDRTAGEGGEPSLAEMVATAIAALSRSDQGYVLLVEGGRIDHAHHGGNARRALTDTVAMDDAVATALRLVDLDETLVLTTADHSHTITMGGYTARGTPILGVVSHDGEQPHKARDGKAYTTLIYANGPGAPEGHDRHDPAEDDTLALNYRQHAAVPLSTETHAGEDVVVRASGPGAHLFRGTIDQPLIYYIMEDALLAPRPDE; this is translated from the coding sequence ATGAAATACCTTGCCTGCGGTCTTGCCGCGACGATGACTGCCGTTTCTGGCGCCAGCCTGGCTGCGCAGGATGTCCCCGCAACTGCTCCAGCTTTTGTCGAGCAGGGCCGCGCCGCGCTGGAACGGCTCAAGGCCGCACCGGAGCCGCGGACCAGGGCACGCAACGTGATCATCTTCATCGGCGACGGGATGGGTGTCTCGACCATTACCGCCGCCCGTATCCATGCCGGGCAGCGGTTGGGGCGAGACGGGGAATCCCACGAGACCACGATGGACGGGCTTGACCATGCGGCGCTGGTAAAAACCTATTCCTTCGATGCGCAGGTGTCGGATTCCGCCGCGACGGCCACTGCGATCATGTCGGGTGTGCGAACCCGCAGCGGCGTTATCGGGATCGGGCCCGAAGCGCAGAACGGCGATTGCGCTTCGGGCAGGGGGTACGAGCTGCCTTCGCTGTTCGGACTGGCGCAGCAGCGCGGGCTGGCGACCGGTATCGTGACCACCACCACCGTGACCCATGCGACGCCCGCGGCGACTTTCGGCCAGACCGTCCAGCGCAACTGGGAAAGCGATGCGGACATGCCGCCGCTCGCGCTGGAGCAGGGCTGCATCGACCTGGCACGACAGCTGGTCGAGGGGCCGGTCGGGCGGCAGCTTGACGTCATCCTCGGCGGCGGCCGGGCAGCTTTTGCCCCGGAAGGCCAGGCCGACCCCGAGTATCCGGACAAGGCTGGCAAGCGGCGCGACGGGCGCGATCTGGTGGCCGAATGGCGCGCTGCCAATCCGGATGGTCACTATGCCTGGAACAGCGGCCAGTTTGCCGCTTTCGATCCGGCGCGGCATACAAAATTGTTCGGCCTGTTCGAGCCGAGCCACCTCCAGTTCGAGGAAGACCGCACGGCAGGCGAGGGCGGTGAACCGTCGCTGGCTGAGATGGTGGCGACGGCGATCGCCGCACTGTCCCGCTCGGATCAGGGCTATGTCCTGCTCGTCGAAGGCGGGCGGATCGATCACGCCCACCATGGCGGCAACGCGCGCCGTGCGCTGACCGATACCGTGGCCATGGATGATGCGGTGGCGACCGCGCTTCGCCTGGTCGATCTGGACGAGACCCTTGTCCTCACCACGGCCGATCACAGTCATACGATTACCATGGGCGGCTATACCGCGCGCGGTACCCCGATCCTGGGCGTGGTCAGCCATGACGGCGAGCAGCCGCACAAGGCGCGCGACGGCAAGGCCTATACCACGCTGATCTATGCCAATGGCCCGGGCGCGCCGGAGGGCCATGACCGGCATGATCCGGCAGAGGATGACACGCTGGCACTCAATTACCGCCAGCACGCGGCCGTGCCGCTCTCGACGGAAACCCACGCCGGCGAAGACGTTGTGGTGCGCGCGTCCGGCCCCGGCGCACACCTGTTCCGGGGGACGATTGACCAGCCGCTGATCTACTACATCATGGAAGATGCGCTGCTGGCCCCAAGGCCGGACGAATGA
- a CDS encoding cation:proton antiporter family protein, producing the protein MFEVICITFAYAFGMVVKRVGLPPLVGFLAAGFAINALSPSLNLPTETGDIIGHIAHLGVLLLLFTVGLKLRLGQLVQPQVLGGSLIHFVLTTAAFTLGLVLFMDLDLQTALLVAMALSFSSTVLSAKTLESRRDLGTFYGRTAIGILIVQDLIALAVLAVWGDQSPTPWALLVFALPLLRPLLHRLLDLSGHDELMVLLGMFLALVLGGMGFEAVGLSSEIGALAMGLLLSTHDRAKELSKSLWGLKEVFLVGFFLQIGMSGLPDWSDLTFALIVALILPLKGALFFLLLTRFRMRARTAFLAAASLTAYSEFGLIVAAGVLEEWLVPLALAVSLSFVFAAVLNNFGPDIYRSLADALQPFETRTTHRDEAPTDLGDARILILGMGRTGTAAYDALAPLGEPLIGIDSDTYKVQSHTDANRNAAYADAEDEEFWRELDIGKLRAVVIAVNDATAKEQAVVSLRKKGFEGPIIAHAMWEDEIAMLEQAGATHVWQTMNQAGWGLARDTARSLGLESS; encoded by the coding sequence ATGTTCGAAGTGATCTGCATTACCTTTGCCTATGCGTTCGGCATGGTCGTGAAGCGGGTTGGCCTGCCGCCGCTGGTCGGCTTTCTGGCGGCCGGCTTTGCCATCAATGCTCTCAGCCCCTCGCTCAACCTGCCCACGGAAACCGGCGACATTATCGGCCATATTGCCCATCTCGGGGTCTTGCTGCTGCTGTTTACTGTCGGCCTCAAGCTCAGGCTGGGCCAACTGGTGCAACCGCAGGTGCTGGGCGGATCGCTTATCCACTTCGTCCTGACAACGGCTGCGTTCACGCTCGGGCTGGTCCTGTTCATGGACCTCGACCTGCAGACCGCCCTGCTCGTCGCGATGGCCCTGTCGTTTTCCTCCACCGTTCTGTCGGCGAAAACGCTGGAGTCACGGCGCGATCTGGGCACGTTCTATGGCCGCACGGCCATCGGCATCCTGATCGTGCAGGATCTGATCGCCCTCGCTGTGCTGGCTGTCTGGGGTGATCAGTCACCAACCCCATGGGCCTTGCTCGTGTTCGCCCTGCCGCTGCTGCGCCCGCTCCTGCACCGCCTGCTCGACCTGTCAGGCCATGACGAACTGATGGTGCTGCTGGGCATGTTCCTCGCCCTGGTGCTGGGCGGCATGGGGTTTGAAGCGGTCGGCCTCAGCTCCGAAATCGGGGCGCTCGCCATGGGCTTGCTGCTCTCGACGCATGACCGGGCCAAGGAGCTTTCGAAATCCCTCTGGGGCCTGAAGGAAGTGTTCCTGGTCGGGTTCTTCCTGCAGATCGGCATGTCCGGCCTGCCGGACTGGAGCGACCTGACCTTCGCCCTGATCGTGGCGCTGATCCTGCCGCTCAAGGGCGCACTGTTCTTCCTGCTGCTGACACGTTTCCGTATGCGCGCGCGCACCGCCTTTCTGGCCGCCGCCAGCCTGACCGCCTACAGCGAATTCGGATTGATCGTGGCCGCCGGAGTGCTGGAAGAATGGCTGGTGCCGCTGGCCCTCGCCGTCAGCCTCTCATTCGTCTTTGCGGCCGTCCTCAACAACTTCGGGCCGGATATCTACCGCTCCCTTGCGGACGCCCTGCAACCGTTCGAGACCCGGACCACCCACCGCGACGAGGCCCCCACAGATCTTGGCGATGCACGGATCCTGATCCTCGGCATGGGCCGGACGGGCACGGCCGCCTACGACGCGCTGGCACCCCTTGGCGAGCCCCTGATCGGCATCGACTCCGATACCTACAAGGTGCAGTCCCACACCGATGCCAATCGCAATGCCGCCTATGCCGATGCCGAAGACGAAGAGTTCTGGCGCGAGCTCGATATCGGCAAGCTGAGAGCGGTGGTCATTGCGGTCAACGACGCGACGGCGAAAGAGCAGGCCGTGGTTTCACTGCGGAAGAAAGGCTTCGAAGGCCCGATCATCGCCCACGCCATGTGGGAGGACGAGATCGCCATGCTGGAACAGGCGGGAGCAACCCATGTCTGGCAGACCATGAACCAGGCCGGATGGGGTCTGGCGCGGGATACGGCCCGTTCGCTTGGCCTTGAATCGTCCTGA
- a CDS encoding argininosuccinate synthase — MSDIKRVVLAYSGGLDTSVIAKWLEVERGLEVVTFTADLGQGEEIEPARAKARAMGIPDQHIYIEDLREEFVRDFVFPMMRANARYEGDYLLGTSIARPLISKRLVEIAHETGADAIAHGATGKGNDQVRFELSAYALDPDIKVIAPWREWDLTSRTALIAWAEAHQIQVPKDKRGDSPFSTDANLLHTSSEGKVLEDPWDETPDYVYSRTEHPEDAPDTPEYITIDFERGDGVALNGEAMSPATLLAALNELGRKHGIGRLDLVENRFVGMKSRGMYETPGGEIYARAHRGIEQITLDRGAAHLKDELMPKYAELIYNGFWFSPEREMLQAAIDLSQEKVSGTVRLKLYKGLASVVGRKSANSLYSEAHVTFEDDAGAYDQKDAAGFIKLNALRLRLLAKRDR, encoded by the coding sequence ATGTCCGATATCAAGCGGGTCGTCCTGGCCTATTCCGGCGGCCTCGACACGAGCGTGATCGCCAAGTGGCTTGAGGTGGAGCGCGGGCTGGAGGTGGTTACCTTCACCGCCGATCTCGGCCAGGGCGAAGAGATCGAGCCTGCCCGGGCCAAGGCGCGCGCGATGGGTATTCCGGACCAGCACATCTACATCGAGGACCTGCGCGAAGAATTCGTCCGCGATTTCGTCTTCCCGATGATGCGCGCCAACGCCCGCTACGAAGGTGACTATCTGCTCGGCACCTCGATTGCCCGCCCGCTCATCTCCAAGCGACTGGTCGAAATCGCGCACGAAACCGGGGCCGATGCCATTGCTCACGGCGCGACCGGCAAGGGCAACGACCAGGTCCGGTTCGAACTCAGCGCCTATGCGCTTGATCCGGACATCAAGGTGATCGCCCCCTGGCGCGAATGGGACCTGACCAGCCGCACTGCCCTGATCGCCTGGGCCGAAGCGCACCAGATCCAGGTTCCGAAGGACAAGCGCGGCGACAGCCCGTTCTCGACCGATGCCAACCTGCTCCACACCTCCAGCGAAGGCAAGGTGCTGGAAGACCCGTGGGACGAGACGCCCGACTACGTCTACTCGCGCACCGAGCACCCTGAAGATGCGCCCGACACGCCGGAATACATCACGATCGATTTCGAGCGCGGCGACGGCGTTGCTCTCAACGGTGAAGCGATGAGCCCCGCCACCCTGCTGGCCGCGCTCAACGAGCTGGGCCGCAAGCACGGCATCGGCCGGCTCGACCTGGTCGAGAACCGCTTCGTCGGCATGAAATCGCGTGGAATGTACGAAACCCCCGGCGGCGAGATCTACGCCCGCGCGCATCGCGGGATCGAGCAGATCACCCTCGACCGGGGCGCGGCGCACCTCAAGGACGAGCTCATGCCCAAGTATGCCGAGCTCATCTACAACGGCTTCTGGTTCAGCCCGGAGCGGGAGATGCTGCAGGCCGCCATCGACCTCAGCCAGGAGAAGGTCAGCGGCACGGTGCGGCTGAAGCTCTACAAGGGGCTCGCCAGCGTGGTGGGCCGCAAGTCGGCCAATTCGCTGTACTCGGAAGCGCACGTCACCTTCGAGGATGACGCCGGCGCCTATGACCAGAAGGACGCCGCGGGCTTCATCAAGCTCAACGCCCTGCGGTTGCGGCTGCTGGCGAAGCGGGATCGCTAG
- a CDS encoding septal ring lytic transglycosylase RlpA family protein, with protein MTTLHTSLTRTRRFALAATLAVLPLGSALAESSASEAAIPELAAPVTAAPVTAVVVPTVQPLPEPAPAPASATRALGSGVASFYGAELHGRRTASGERFDMHALTAAHRTLPFGTRVVVTNPANGRSVTVRINDRGPFHGGRVIDVSRAAASELGLVARGHGTVELALVEG; from the coding sequence ATGACGACCCTTCACACCTCTCTCACCCGCACCCGGCGGTTTGCGCTCGCCGCCACGCTGGCCGTGCTGCCGCTCGGCTCGGCGCTGGCGGAGAGCAGCGCCAGCGAGGCCGCCATCCCCGAGCTCGCCGCCCCCGTCACTGCCGCCCCCGTCACCGCAGTCGTCGTCCCGACAGTCCAGCCGCTCCCCGAACCGGCACCGGCCCCCGCATCCGCCACCCGCGCGCTCGGCAGCGGCGTCGCCAGCTTCTACGGCGCGGAGCTGCACGGCCGCCGCACCGCCAGCGGCGAGCGGTTCGACATGCACGCCCTCACCGCCGCGCACCGCACCCTGCCGTTCGGCACCCGCGTGGTGGTGACCAACCCGGCCAACGGCCGCTCGGTCACCGTGCGCATCAACGACCGCGGCCCGTTCCACGGCGGGCGGGTGATCGACGTCAGCCGCGCCGCCGCGAGCGAGCTCGGCCTGGTCGCGCGCGGCCACGGCACGGTCGAGCTGGCGCTGGTCGAGGGCTGA
- a CDS encoding ParB N-terminal domain-containing protein has product MQSREIPLDQLLLDPNNYRLQESDTFMMVNTERFSEEGVQDRTLTRLGRHSLRELVNSIRSNGFLEIERIVVTPYEHDDEKFLVIEGNRRIAALRILREEHRGGIDVPDQVIATFDAVPCLVADNEGEAFFKEALMGIRHVGGIKEWGGFQRAKLIADLRDGHDLEAGEVADRLGMHVQEVNRRYRAYKCLQQMQNDEEYGEYANPAMYPIFHEAVSLPVLREWAGWDAATNAFKNDENRDLFYSLITPHINEEDPNPDAEPAQPKIKSYGDVRQLRDILPNDEARACLLQDDKSLLDAQTIAKRDEISRKWRSEVGEASTALKKISAIEVEGFDDDDLTIINALVETAKRVIAIHKRLKGG; this is encoded by the coding sequence ATGCAATCCCGCGAGATACCACTCGATCAGCTTCTTCTCGATCCCAATAATTATCGCTTGCAAGAATCTGACACCTTTATGATGGTGAACACAGAACGATTTTCTGAGGAGGGTGTGCAAGATCGCACACTAACGCGCCTCGGACGTCACTCTCTTCGGGAACTTGTTAATTCCATTAGATCAAACGGTTTCCTGGAAATTGAACGAATCGTAGTAACTCCATACGAACATGACGATGAGAAATTCTTAGTTATTGAAGGAAATCGACGAATAGCAGCTCTTCGAATATTGAGAGAAGAGCACCGGGGAGGCATTGACGTGCCAGATCAGGTAATTGCAACATTCGATGCTGTTCCTTGCTTAGTAGCCGACAATGAGGGCGAGGCGTTCTTCAAAGAAGCCCTAATGGGAATTAGGCACGTAGGCGGTATCAAGGAGTGGGGCGGTTTTCAGCGAGCCAAATTAATTGCGGATTTGCGCGACGGTCACGATCTTGAGGCTGGCGAGGTTGCAGATCGTCTTGGAATGCATGTTCAGGAAGTTAACCGACGCTACCGGGCGTACAAATGCCTTCAACAAATGCAAAACGACGAAGAATACGGCGAGTACGCAAACCCAGCGATGTATCCAATATTTCACGAGGCTGTATCACTACCAGTCCTCAGAGAGTGGGCGGGCTGGGATGCTGCTACAAATGCATTTAAGAACGATGAAAATAGAGATCTTTTCTATTCGCTCATAACACCGCACATCAACGAAGAAGATCCCAATCCTGATGCGGAACCAGCCCAGCCTAAGATAAAGTCGTATGGAGATGTTCGTCAATTACGAGATATTCTACCCAACGACGAAGCGAGAGCTTGCCTTCTTCAAGACGATAAATCCTTGCTTGATGCACAGACGATCGCCAAAAGAGACGAAATTTCGCGAAAATGGCGCAGCGAAGTTGGGGAAGCCAGTACCGCCCTAAAGAAGATAAGCGCGATTGAGGTTGAGGGCTTTGACGATGACGATCTGACAATCATTAACGCACTGGTCGAGACGGCTAAACGGGTAATCGCCATACATAAGCGACTGAAAGGTGGATAA